One Mycolicibacterium pulveris genomic region harbors:
- the mftR gene encoding mycofactocin system transcriptional regulator (MftR, the mycofactocin system transcriptional regulator, is an uncharacterized TetR family DNA-binding transcription factor. Its role is inferred by context. It occurs as part of the biosynthesis locus for mycofactocin, a partially characterized electron carrier derived from the terminal Val-Tyr dipeptide of the precursor peptide MftA, through a radical SAM enzyme-mediated process.) has product MRPDPPPRVGRRRSTTTDHISNVAIDLFTARGFDAVSVDDVAEAAGIARRTLFRYYPSKNALPWGDFDAHLAHLRDLLADLDPAVPLGAALRTALLAFNTFDEAETVRHRQRMRVILETAELQAYSMTMYAGWRGVVADFVARRLDAKPADLAPQTVAWTMLGVALSAYEHWLADETVPLAQALGAAFDTVSDGFSALER; this is encoded by the coding sequence ATGCGACCTGATCCCCCGCCCCGCGTGGGCCGTCGACGCTCCACGACCACCGACCACATCAGCAACGTCGCCATCGACCTGTTCACCGCTCGCGGGTTCGATGCCGTCAGCGTCGACGACGTCGCCGAGGCCGCGGGCATCGCGCGCCGCACGCTGTTCCGCTACTACCCCTCCAAGAACGCCTTGCCCTGGGGCGATTTCGACGCGCATCTGGCGCACCTGCGCGATCTGCTCGCCGACCTCGATCCGGCGGTACCGCTCGGCGCGGCGCTGCGCACCGCCCTGCTGGCGTTCAACACCTTCGACGAAGCCGAAACGGTGCGCCACCGGCAGCGGATGCGGGTGATCCTGGAAACCGCTGAACTGCAAGCGTATTCAATGACAATGTACGCCGGGTGGCGCGGCGTTGTCGCGGACTTCGTGGCGCGCAGGCTCGATGCCAAGCCGGCCGATCTGGCCCCGCAGACCGTGGCGTGGACCATGCTGGGGGTGGCGCTGTCGGCCTACGAACACTGGTTGGCAGACGAGACGGTTCCGCTGGCGCAGGCGCTGGGCGCCGCTTTCGACACCGTCAGCGACGGGTTCTCCGCGCTGGAACGGTGA
- the mftB gene encoding mycofactocin biosynthesis chaperone MftB (MftB, a small protein, is a peptide chaperone that assists the radical SAM enzyme MftC in performing two modifications to the C-terminal Val-Tyr dipeptide of the mycofactocin precursor peptide, MftA. MftB's role is analogous to the role of PqqD in the biosynthesis of PQQ, a cofactor that derives entirely from a Tyr and a Glu in the precursor PqqA.) — translation MRGLLTVTSSTAVSGSDTAFDPTRGWRLHHQVAVRAEPFGALLYHFGTRKLSFLKNRTIVDVVNTLGDHPDARSACRAAGIDDAQQAPYLHALSVLAQSKMLVPQ, via the coding sequence GTGCGGGGTCTACTGACCGTGACTTCGTCGACGGCGGTGTCCGGCAGCGACACGGCGTTCGACCCCACCCGCGGCTGGCGGCTGCACCACCAGGTGGCGGTGCGGGCCGAGCCGTTCGGGGCGCTGCTTTACCACTTCGGGACGCGCAAGCTGTCGTTCCTCAAGAACCGCACGATCGTCGACGTGGTGAACACCCTGGGTGACCACCCCGACGCCCGATCCGCCTGCCGCGCCGCGGGAATCGACGACGCGCAGCAGGCTCCGTACCTGCATGCACTCAGCGTGCTTGCCCAATCGAAAATGCTGGTGCCGCAATGA
- the mftA gene encoding mycofactocin precursor MftA (Mycofactocin is a small molecule electron carrier derived from the final two amino acids, Val-Tyr, of MftA, the mycofactocin precursor. It plays a role in redox homeostasis and the metabolism of alcohols and aldehydes in Actinobacteria, including Mycobacterium tuberculosis.): MEPNQQVEDAELVTETLVEEVSIDGMCGVY; this comes from the coding sequence ATGGAACCGAATCAGCAGGTCGAGGATGCCGAGCTGGTGACCGAGACCCTGGTCGAAGAGGTGTCGATCGACGGGATGTGCGGGGTCTACTGA